The proteins below come from a single Myxocyprinus asiaticus isolate MX2 ecotype Aquarium Trade chromosome 28, UBuf_Myxa_2, whole genome shotgun sequence genomic window:
- the LOC127418564 gene encoding piggyBac transposable element-derived protein 3-like isoform X1, protein MKEELIIREPSSMFIMREQIDVIHAGEQQMLQTPVKIEVKQEEIKEENTTEEQQNDDDEQQMLQTPVKIEVKQEEIKEENTAEEQQSYKDDFIPSEIDRDYGSLLSTLKRRRQLTADELRFRVEEDMAHEGMSTQEEDLLDQELLQEDPDHEEMEDEMEPDPQPRPSTGMPPARKGPVYSVQDVLAIIQNGESDFELDSDDSDASDRETDEDAGEVDRENQQPTDCPDDHYEDIELQPKKPTMPRDRYRWLKRDFVSPNTDFSGPDVTSGDVSIHTPLEYFQRFVSEDMLQALTQNTNEYSFQKTGRSVNTNKKEIEKVIGIYLKMGLVQMSGVSMYWETALRYNQVSDVMSRNRFQELLRSLHFVNNLTVPETEKTDKLWKLRPWLDSFREKCLQVVPEEHNSVDEMMIPFKGKFSGIKQYLRGKPHPWGFKLWVRRGISGMVCDFEVYQGSVNGHRAKSELGLSGDVVMKLASTLPEGQNYKIFADNYFTCIPLVVQLLRRGIHYMGTARQVCLLNCNLADEKSLKKSGRGSFDFRVEGNHNICAVKWFDNRAVTLVSSFAGPEPVQKIKRWDKATKTYIEVERPYIVGTYNKFMGGLDLLDSFAAKYKYCIKSKRWYLYIFWHTIILAVINAWLLYKRDCKALKILPKEMLNRRQFQAELADSLILVNTTPIKPKRGRPSSDGGSPVTETVTSRSPLNAHKRPSSDGSEPNGTPAKRPSAHPPVDVRRDMVAHLPVKTTRGRCRLCKTGYTNTLCRKCNVRLCFSEDKNCLWDYHT, encoded by the exons ATGAAAGAAGAGCTGATAATCCGAGAGCCCAGTTCG atgttcatcatgagagagcaaaTTGATGTGATtcacgctggagaacagcagatgctgcagacaccagtaaagattgaagtgaagcaggaggagataaaagaagaaaacacaacagaggaacaacagaatgatgatgatgaacagcagatgctccagacaccagtgaagattgaagtgaagcaagaggagataaaagaagaaaacacagcagaggaacaacagagttaTAAAGATGATTTTATTCCTTCAG agattgatagagactatggctccctgctcagcaccctcaagaggaggaggcaactgactgctgatgagcttaggttcagaGTAgaagaggacatggctcatgagggcatgagcacacaggaggaagatctgctggaccaggaactactgcaggaagacccggaccacgaggagatggaggatgagatggaacctgatccccagccaagaccatcaactgg aatgccaccagcAAGGAAAGGACCTGTGTATAGTGTGCAGGATGTTCTTGCTATCATCCAAAACGGAGAGAGTGACTTTGAGTTGGATTCAGACGACAGTGATGCAAGTGATAgagaaacagatgaagatgccgGTGAAGTGGACAGAGAAAACCAACAACCCACTGACTGCCCAGACGATCATTATGAGGATATTGAGCTACAACCAAAGAAACCGACCATGCCCCGTGACCGGTATCGCTGGCTGAAAAGGGATTTTGTCAGTCCCAATACTGATTTTTCTGGTCCAGATGTCACGAGTGGTGATGTTTCCATCCACACACCACTGGAATACTTCCAGAGGTTCGTGTCAGAAGACATGCTTCAGGCtctgacacaaaacacaaacgagTACAGCTTTCAAAAGACTGGAAGATCTGTTAACACCAATAAAAAAGAAATCGAGAAAGTGATTGGAATTTACTTGAAGATGGGCCTAGTACAAATGTCTGGAGTCAGTATGTATTGGGAGACAGCCCTGCGGTACAACCAAGTTTCAGATGTGATGTCACGCAACAGATTCCAAGAACTGCTGAGATCGTTACATTTTGTCAACAACTTGACAGTGCCAGAGACAGAAAAGACAGACAAACTGTGGAAACTAAGACCTTGGCTTGACTCATTCAGAGAGAAGTGTCTGCAGGTTGTACCAGAAGAACACAACTCTGTGGATGAGATGATGATCCCTTTCAAGGGGAAATTCAGCGGCATAAAGCAGTATCTGCGAGGAAAGCCACACCCATGGGGGTTCAAATTATGGGTGAGAAGAGGAATCTCTGGCATGGTCTGTGATTTTGAGGTGTACCAAGGCAGTGTCAATGGACATCGAGCCAAATCTGAACTTGGATTGTCAGGGGATGTTGTGATGAAACTTGCTTCCACACTTCCAGAAGGGCAGAACTACAAAATCTTTGCAGACAACTATTTCACCTGCATCCCATTGGTAGTTCAGCTCCTTCGACGTGGAATTCATTACATGGGAACAGCCAGACAGGTATGCCTACTCAACTGTAACCTTGCAGACGAGAAGAGCTTGAAGAAGAGTGGGAGAGGAAGCTTTGACTTCAGAGTCGAGGGGAACCACAACATCTGTGCTGTCAAATGGTTTGACAACAGGGCGGTGACACTTGTGTCATCCTTTGCTGGTCCAGAACCTGTGCAGAAAATTAAACGCTGGGACAAAGCCACCAAAACCTACATTGAAGTTGAGAGGCCTTACATTGTGGGAACTTACAACAAATTCATGGGAGGTTTGGATTTATTGGATTCATTTGCTGCCAAATATAAGTACTGCATAAAATCGAAACGGTGGTACCTGTACATCTTCTGGCACACCATTATTCTCGCTGTGATCAACGCCTGGCTCCTCTACAAGCGAGACTGCAAAGCGCTCAAGATTTTGCCAAAAGAGATGTTGAACAGGAGACAGTTTCAGGCAGAACTAGCAGATTCTCTTATCCTG GTGAACACAACTCCAATTAAACCAAAGAGAGGGCGACCATCTTCAGACGGTGGCAGCCCAGTAACAGAGACGGTGACATCAAGGAGCCCTTTGAATGCTCACAAGAGACCGTCCTCAGATGGGAGTGAACCAAACGGGACCCCAGCTAAGAGGCCATCTGCACACCCCCCGGTGGATGTGCGCAGGGACATGGTTGCACATTTACCAGTGAAGACAACAAGAGGACGCTGCAGACTCTGCAAAACTGGCTACACCAATACTCTATGCCGCAAGTGCAATGTTCgtctttgtttttcagaggacAAGAACTGTCTTTGGGACtaccatacctga
- the LOC127418564 gene encoding piggyBac transposable element-derived protein 4-like isoform X9, protein MKEELIIREPSSMFIMREQIDVIHAGEQQMLQTPVKIEVKQEEIKEENTTEEQQNDDDEQQMLQTPVKIEVKQEEIKEENTAEEQQSYKDDFIPSEIDRDYGSLLSTLKRRRQLTADELRFRVEEDMAHEGMSTQEEDLLDQELLQEDPDHEEMEDEMEPDPQPRPSTGHSHTGPKSARKRKCFPDSVSYPSYSDNDSQAPKPLPFKPSRPLGIDLDSVRQAVRSTSNVMLREIDFFMMFFTQAVVAEICSFTNRQGWELVLNCPSYSSYQGAWMEVTPNEFYKFLGLLIYMGFSILPDSHRHWGTKSLQGSWARGFMSRDRYKALLAALHVVDPTTEDNQDRLRKLHYLMDHLKQTCQQLFQPNQNLAIDERMVKSKGQTGFKQYMKGKPTRWGFKLWVIITSDSGYTLNFNVYTGSRDGRVTDLATNVVELLLQPFKDQGHNVWFDNFYTSPALMVKLLEMGTNACGTCRVNRKLFPAEFKDIKKWERNTARGDMRWCRIEGNILVIQWKDTRAVTCLSNFHNANASTEITRFVKNDGDWTKEVALQPSVISDYNKNMGGVARSDQMKKSYDIRQKTQKWWKSLFFQFIDIAVVNSFILFKEWQHIHVAQGDERRPVNLTQIDFRENLARQLGGIDIHASFPLHTLKPVVPPSSSLHTAHVPKFEESSKRCWLCYRKSRTENKTKVACCAPECNGKRLCLVRNRNCFQSWHSAECDQFREEA, encoded by the exons ATGAAAGAAGAGCTGATAATCCGAGAGCCCAGTTCG atgttcatcatgagagagcaaaTTGATGTGATtcacgctggagaacagcagatgctgcagacaccagtaaagattgaagtgaagcaggaggagataaaagaagaaaacacaacagaggaacaacagaatgatgatgatgaacagcagatgctccagacaccagtgaagattgaagtgaagcaagaggagataaaagaagaaaacacagcagaggaacaacagagttaTAAAGATGATTTTATTCCTTCAG agattgatagagactatggctccctgctcagcaccctcaagaggaggaggcaactgactgctgatgagcttaggttcagaGTAgaagaggacatggctcatgagggcatgagcacacaggaggaagatctgctggaccaggaactactgcaggaagacccggaccacgaggagatggaggatgagatggaacctgatccccagccaagaccatcaactgg ccattctcacacaggtcccaagtcagctagaaagcgtaaatgcttccctgactctgtttcttatccctcgtactctgacaacgattcacaggcaccaaaacctctcccatttaagcctagccgtccactTGGTATTGACTTAGATAGtgtgcgtcaggctgtgcggtcaacctccaatgtgatgttgcgagaaattgactttttcatgatgttttttactcaggctgtagttgctgagatatgcagctttacaaaccgtcaggggtgggagcttgtcctaaactgtccgtcatattccagctaccaaggagcttggatggaggtgacccccaatgaattttacaaatttcttgggttgctcatttacatggggttttcaattctccctgattcccatcgtcattggggaactaagtcacttcagggctcgtgggcgaggggatttatgtcgcgtgaccgctacaaggctcttttagcagctctacatgttgtagaccctaccacagaggataatcaggatcgccttaggaagttgcattatcttatggaccacctcaaacaaacatgccagcagctctttcagcctaaccaaaatcttgcaatagatgaacgtatggtcaagtctaaaggtcagacaggatttaaacaatacatgaagggcaagcctactcggtggggttttaaattatgggtaattatAACATCAGACTCTGGGTATACTCtcaactttaatgtttacacaggtagtcgtgatgggcgtgtcactgacttggccaccaatgTAGTTGAATTGTTACTGCAGCctttcaaagaccagggccacaatgtttggttcgacaacttttacacgtccccagctcttatggttaagttgttagaaatgggaactaatgcctgtgggacatgcagggtgaatcgtaaactgttccctgcagaatttaaagacatcaaaaaatGGGAACGCAacacagctcgtggggatatgagatggtgtaggattgagggaaatatacttgtaattcagtggaaggacacacgtgcagttacatgcctctccaatttccacaatgcaaatgcctcaaccgaaattactaggtttgtaaaaaatgatggtgactggacaaaagaagtagccctccagcccagtGTCATTagtgattataacaaaaacatgggcggtgttgctaggtcagaccaaatgaaaAAATCTTACGACATCcgacaaaaaactcagaagtggtggaagtctctttttttccaatttatagacattgccgtcgtcaatagtttcatattgtttaaggaatggcaacacattcatgtggcacaaggggatgagcgtagaccggtcaacttaacccagatagatttcagagaaaacctggctcgtcagctgggaggtatcgatattcacgcaagtttccctttgcatacactaaagcctgtagtccctccttcgtcatcactccacacagcccatgtccctaaatttgaagagtcctctaagagatgttggctatgctatcggaaaagtaggactgaaaataaaactaaagtagcttgttgcgcgccggaatgtaatggcaaaagactttgcttggttcgcaataggaactgttttcagtcttggcactcagctgagtgtgaccagtttcgcgaagaggcctag
- the LOC127418564 gene encoding piggyBac transposable element-derived protein 3-like isoform X11 — translation MESQGILFFLVQVMEYQGILFVACLSLSCHLSKCKMLMPYFSLVGYFTRFPHCVLLWLGCFSAPFYPLPARQLTITSVNKCSHLYLLTKANMPGKCKFQELWLQNDHFKDWVLKVDNRKAKCKVCKTTIELSNMGEGALRSHANSKKHATRMKPTGASSSAQVPITALLQPTPREQQSANEAAPTSSSDSSMRHSGARLGLTTAKTLEAEILWCLKLTESYWSYRMPPARKGPVYSVQDVLAIIQNGESDFELDSDDSDASDRETDEDAGEVDRENQQPTDCPDDHYEDIELQPKKPTMPRDRYRWLKRDFVSPNTDFSGPDVTSGDVSIHTPLEYFQRFVSEDMLQALTQNTNEYSFQKTGRSVNTNKKEIEKVIGIYLKMGLVQMSGVSMYWETALRYNQVSDVMSRNRFQELLRSLHFVNNLTVPETEKTDKLWKLRPWLDSFREKCLQVVPEEHNSVDEMMIPFKGKFSGIKQYLRGKPHPWGFKLWVRRGISGMVCDFEVYQGSVNGHRAKSELGLSGDVVMKLASTLPEGQNYKIFADNYFTCIPLVVQLLRRGIHYMGTARQVCLLNCNLADEKSLKKSGRGSFDFRVEGNHNICAVKWFDNRAVTLVSSFAGPEPVQKIKRWDKATKTYIEVERPYIVGTYNKFMGGLDLLDSFAAKYKYCIKSKRWYLYIFWHTIILAVINAWLLYKRDCKALKILPKEMLNRRQFQAELADSLILVNTTPIKPKRGRPSSDGGSPVTETVTSRSPLNAHKRPSSDGSEPNGTPAKRPSAHPPVDVRRDMVAHLPVKTTRGRCRLCKTGYTNTLCRKCNVRLCFSEDKNCLWDYHT, via the exons ATGGAAAGTCaggggattttattttttttggtccaagtcatggaatatcagggaattttgttTGTAGCATGTTTAAGTTTAAGTTGCcatttatcaaaatgtaaaatgttaatgccATATTTTTCTTTAGTGGGTTATTTCACGCGTTTCCCGCATTGCGTATTGTTATGGTTAGGTTGTTTTTCAGCACCATTTTATCCCCTTCCCGCTCGTCAACTGACAATAACTTCAGTCAATAAATGCAGTCACTTGTACCTGCTAACTAAGGCAAACATGCCAGGAAAATGTAAATTTCAAGAGCTTTGGCTACAAAATGATCACTTCAAAGACTGGGTGTTAAAAGTAGACAACAGAAAAGCTAAATGTAAAGTTTGTAAAACTACTATTGAGTTATCAAATATGGGAGAGGGAGCACTTCGCAGCCACGCAAACAGTAAGAAGCATGCTACCCGCATGAAGCCGACAGGAGCATCATCTTCGGCCCAAGTGCCCATCACTGCTCTACTGCAGCCCACGCCAAGAGAACAGCAGTCAGCTAATGAAGCTGCTCCCACCTCCAGCAGTGACAGTAGTATGAGACACAGTGGAGCACGTCTCGGCTTAACAACAGCAAAGACCCTGGAGGCTGAAATCTTGTGGTGCCTGAAGCTTACTGAGTCCTACTGGTcgtacag aatgccaccagcAAGGAAAGGACCTGTGTATAGTGTGCAGGATGTTCTTGCTATCATCCAAAACGGAGAGAGTGACTTTGAGTTGGATTCAGACGACAGTGATGCAAGTGATAgagaaacagatgaagatgccgGTGAAGTGGACAGAGAAAACCAACAACCCACTGACTGCCCAGACGATCATTATGAGGATATTGAGCTACAACCAAAGAAACCGACCATGCCCCGTGACCGGTATCGCTGGCTGAAAAGGGATTTTGTCAGTCCCAATACTGATTTTTCTGGTCCAGATGTCACGAGTGGTGATGTTTCCATCCACACACCACTGGAATACTTCCAGAGGTTCGTGTCAGAAGACATGCTTCAGGCtctgacacaaaacacaaacgagTACAGCTTTCAAAAGACTGGAAGATCTGTTAACACCAATAAAAAAGAAATCGAGAAAGTGATTGGAATTTACTTGAAGATGGGCCTAGTACAAATGTCTGGAGTCAGTATGTATTGGGAGACAGCCCTGCGGTACAACCAAGTTTCAGATGTGATGTCACGCAACAGATTCCAAGAACTGCTGAGATCGTTACATTTTGTCAACAACTTGACAGTGCCAGAGACAGAAAAGACAGACAAACTGTGGAAACTAAGACCTTGGCTTGACTCATTCAGAGAGAAGTGTCTGCAGGTTGTACCAGAAGAACACAACTCTGTGGATGAGATGATGATCCCTTTCAAGGGGAAATTCAGCGGCATAAAGCAGTATCTGCGAGGAAAGCCACACCCATGGGGGTTCAAATTATGGGTGAGAAGAGGAATCTCTGGCATGGTCTGTGATTTTGAGGTGTACCAAGGCAGTGTCAATGGACATCGAGCCAAATCTGAACTTGGATTGTCAGGGGATGTTGTGATGAAACTTGCTTCCACACTTCCAGAAGGGCAGAACTACAAAATCTTTGCAGACAACTATTTCACCTGCATCCCATTGGTAGTTCAGCTCCTTCGACGTGGAATTCATTACATGGGAACAGCCAGACAGGTATGCCTACTCAACTGTAACCTTGCAGACGAGAAGAGCTTGAAGAAGAGTGGGAGAGGAAGCTTTGACTTCAGAGTCGAGGGGAACCACAACATCTGTGCTGTCAAATGGTTTGACAACAGGGCGGTGACACTTGTGTCATCCTTTGCTGGTCCAGAACCTGTGCAGAAAATTAAACGCTGGGACAAAGCCACCAAAACCTACATTGAAGTTGAGAGGCCTTACATTGTGGGAACTTACAACAAATTCATGGGAGGTTTGGATTTATTGGATTCATTTGCTGCCAAATATAAGTACTGCATAAAATCGAAACGGTGGTACCTGTACATCTTCTGGCACACCATTATTCTCGCTGTGATCAACGCCTGGCTCCTCTACAAGCGAGACTGCAAAGCGCTCAAGATTTTGCCAAAAGAGATGTTGAACAGGAGACAGTTTCAGGCAGAACTAGCAGATTCTCTTATCCTG GTGAACACAACTCCAATTAAACCAAAGAGAGGGCGACCATCTTCAGACGGTGGCAGCCCAGTAACAGAGACGGTGACATCAAGGAGCCCTTTGAATGCTCACAAGAGACCGTCCTCAGATGGGAGTGAACCAAACGGGACCCCAGCTAAGAGGCCATCTGCACACCCCCCGGTGGATGTGCGCAGGGACATGGTTGCACATTTACCAGTGAAGACAACAAGAGGACGCTGCAGACTCTGCAAAACTGGCTACACCAATACTCTATGCCGCAAGTGCAATGTTCgtctttgtttttcagaggacAAGAACTGTCTTTGGGACtaccatacctga